Proteins encoded by one window of Pseudomonas sp. PSKL.D1:
- the mhpT gene encoding 3-(3-hydroxy-phenyl)propionate transporter MhpT → MSTPSTVRTIALCFVVALLEGLDLQATGIAAPHLIREFNLSPAALGWAFTAGLVGLLPGALAGGWLADRLGRRRVLIAAVSLFGLFSLLTANSASYTQLLIARLVTGLGMGAALPILIALSSEVASRDSRNMAVSLTYCGVPLGGACAALIGMFAPVGEWRLVFYVGGIAPLLIAGLLMLWLPESRPLVSRPLTLSQSTNVVLGRQQSRSTLLLWCSCFCTLMILYMLLNWLPTLLAGRELSRLDSSFVQVLFNLGGVAGVLVAGRLMDRQRSLLAVAMVYPGMLLALAALGYLKQLHLLYVAGALAGACAVGGQLILYALAPRLYPDDVRATGVGVAVAVGRLGSMSGPLLAGQILAAGAGVGGLLLATSTLLVLAAASVAMVLRQDSRVNEGEPC, encoded by the coding sequence ATGTCTACTCCATCCACCGTGCGCACCATTGCGCTCTGTTTTGTCGTGGCCTTGCTCGAAGGCCTGGATCTACAGGCCACAGGTATTGCAGCTCCCCACCTGATTCGTGAGTTCAATCTGTCGCCAGCGGCCCTCGGCTGGGCCTTCACCGCCGGCCTGGTGGGTTTGCTGCCCGGCGCCCTGGCTGGTGGCTGGCTGGCCGACCGGCTGGGACGCAGGCGTGTGCTGATTGCTGCCGTGAGCCTGTTCGGCCTGTTCTCACTCCTGACCGCCAACAGCGCCAGCTACACGCAGTTGCTGATTGCGCGCCTGGTCACCGGTCTGGGTATGGGCGCGGCACTGCCGATCCTGATTGCCTTGTCCTCGGAAGTCGCCAGTCGCGATTCGCGCAATATGGCGGTCAGCCTGACCTACTGCGGCGTACCGCTGGGCGGTGCCTGCGCGGCACTGATTGGCATGTTCGCGCCGGTCGGTGAATGGCGGCTGGTGTTCTATGTCGGCGGCATTGCGCCGCTGCTGATCGCCGGGCTGCTGATGCTGTGGCTGCCTGAGTCCCGGCCTCTGGTTAGCCGACCGCTGACCTTGTCGCAAAGTACCAATGTAGTGCTTGGTCGCCAGCAAAGCCGCAGCACTTTGCTGCTCTGGTGCAGTTGCTTCTGCACACTGATGATCCTCTACATGCTGCTCAACTGGCTGCCCACACTGCTGGCCGGGCGCGAGCTCAGCCGACTCGATAGCTCCTTTGTCCAGGTACTGTTCAACCTCGGCGGCGTTGCTGGCGTGTTGGTGGCCGGCCGCTTGATGGATCGCCAGCGTTCACTGCTGGCGGTGGCGATGGTCTACCCCGGCATGTTGCTCGCGCTTGCAGCGCTGGGTTATCTCAAACAACTGCATCTGCTCTATGTGGCCGGGGCGCTAGCCGGCGCCTGTGCCGTAGGCGGGCAGTTGATTCTCTATGCGTTGGCACCACGCTTGTACCCGGACGATGTGCGCGCTACTGGAGTCGGCGTGGCAGTTGCGGTTGGCCGCCTGGGATCGATGAGCGGGCCGCTACTGGCAGGGCAGATATTGGCCGCCGGTGCCGGTGTGGGTGGTTTGCTGCTCGCGACATCGACGCTGCTGGTGCTGGCGGCGGCGAGTGTGGCAATGGTGCTGCGCCAGGATTCGAGGGTTAACGAGGGCGAACCATGCTGA
- a CDS encoding feruloyl-CoA synthase — MNVEATAQRSEAPRYRQVAIGQPSVTITPGTGGEFYLLADEPLQPYPGHLLDRLLHWAELKPDTTLVAQRDSEGQWQRISYRQMLVNVRALAQSLLRYGLSAERPLVILSGNDLEHLQLAFAAMYAGIPYCPVSPAYALLSQDLAKLRHIFELLQPGLIFAADATPFQRAIEALSPVETPLVFTRGELPGRVCERFASLLQQSDCTLADLAFAGTDADSIAKFLFTSGSTKLPKAVPTTQRMLCANQQMLLQTFPEFAVEPPVLVDWLPWNHTFGGSHNVGIVLYNGGSLYIDGGKPTPQGMAETLRNLKEIAPTAYLTVPKGWEELVGALECDSELRDSFFSRIKLLFFAAAGLSQSVWDRLDRAAEQHCGERIRMMAGLGMTEASPSCTFTTGPLSMAGYIGLPAPGCEVKLVPVEGKLEGRFRGPHIMSGYWRSWQQTLDAFDEEGFYRSGDALKFADPEQPQLGLMFDGRIAEDFKLSTGVFVSVGPLRTRVVLQGAPYVQDVVVTGPDRQRLGLLLFPYLPACRELAGLADDADVGEVLSAVPVRHWLSSLLAELNRDATGLASRIAWLCPMTEAPSLDAGEVTDKGSLNQRVVLSRRVALVDALYTDPGANGAVVEEDA; from the coding sequence GTGAATGTTGAAGCAACAGCGCAGCGCTCTGAGGCGCCACGCTATCGCCAGGTCGCCATCGGCCAACCTTCGGTGACCATCACCCCCGGCACTGGTGGCGAGTTCTACCTGCTTGCCGACGAGCCCTTGCAACCCTATCCCGGACACCTGCTCGACCGCCTGCTGCATTGGGCCGAATTGAAACCGGATACGACCCTGGTGGCCCAGCGCGATAGTGAAGGCCAATGGCAGCGCATCAGCTATCGGCAGATGCTGGTCAATGTGCGTGCCCTGGCGCAGTCGTTGCTCCGCTATGGCCTGTCCGCCGAACGGCCGCTGGTGATCCTCTCCGGCAATGATCTGGAACACCTGCAGCTGGCCTTCGCCGCCATGTATGCGGGCATTCCCTATTGCCCGGTATCGCCGGCCTACGCCCTGCTTTCGCAGGATCTGGCCAAGCTGCGGCATATCTTCGAGCTGCTACAGCCAGGGCTGATCTTTGCCGCCGATGCCACGCCATTCCAGCGTGCCATCGAGGCGCTGAGCCCTGTGGAGACCCCGCTCGTATTCACCCGTGGCGAACTACCCGGTCGGGTCTGCGAGCGCTTCGCCAGCCTATTGCAGCAGAGTGACTGCACCCTGGCTGACCTGGCGTTCGCCGGTACGGATGCCGACAGCATCGCCAAGTTTCTTTTCACCTCCGGTTCAACCAAGTTGCCCAAGGCCGTACCGACCACCCAACGTATGCTCTGCGCCAATCAGCAAATGCTGCTACAGACCTTTCCCGAGTTCGCCGTCGAGCCGCCGGTGCTGGTCGACTGGCTGCCGTGGAACCACACGTTCGGAGGCAGCCACAACGTAGGCATCGTGCTGTACAACGGCGGCAGTCTGTATATCGATGGTGGCAAGCCAACGCCGCAGGGCATGGCGGAAACTTTGCGCAACCTCAAAGAGATTGCACCTACGGCCTACCTCACCGTGCCTAAAGGTTGGGAAGAGCTGGTCGGGGCGCTGGAGTGCGACTCCGAGCTGCGCGACAGCTTCTTCTCGCGTATCAAGCTACTGTTCTTCGCGGCCGCCGGGTTGTCGCAGAGCGTCTGGGATCGTCTTGATCGTGCGGCCGAGCAACACTGCGGCGAGCGTATTCGCATGATGGCCGGCCTGGGAATGACTGAGGCCTCGCCGTCCTGCACCTTCACCACCGGCCCCCTGTCCATGGCCGGTTATATCGGCCTGCCGGCGCCTGGTTGTGAGGTGAAACTTGTCCCGGTCGAGGGCAAGCTGGAGGGGCGCTTCCGCGGCCCGCACATCATGTCGGGCTACTGGCGTTCGTGGCAGCAGACTCTCGATGCCTTCGACGAGGAAGGCTTCTATCGCTCTGGCGATGCACTGAAGTTTGCCGATCCCGAGCAACCGCAGCTGGGATTGATGTTCGACGGGCGTATTGCCGAGGACTTCAAGCTGTCCACCGGCGTATTCGTCAGCGTCGGCCCGCTGCGTACTCGGGTTGTGCTACAAGGCGCACCTTATGTGCAGGATGTGGTGGTAACCGGCCCGGATCGCCAGCGCCTCGGTCTGCTGTTGTTCCCGTACCTGCCGGCCTGCCGCGAATTGGCCGGGCTGGCGGATGACGCCGATGTCGGCGAGGTGCTGTCGGCAGTTCCCGTACGGCACTGGCTATCTAGTCTGCTGGCCGAGCTGAACCGCGACGCTACCGGGTTGGCCTCGCGCATCGCCTGGCTCTGCCCGATGACCGAGGCACCGAGCCTGGATGCTGGCGAGGTCACCGACAAGGGGTCGCTTAACCAGCGCGTAGTATTGAGCCGCCGCGTTGCCCTGGTCGATGCCCTGTATACAGACCCCGGCGCTAACGGCGCAGTGGTCGAGGAGGATGCATGA